In the Maridesulfovibrio ferrireducens genome, one interval contains:
- a CDS encoding carbohydrate ABC transporter permease: protein MREASRDRLKAFLTLLPSIILIGVFVYGFIGNTIWISMTDWGGDGALALEPEMEFVGLANYSDLFTGFLSSGFRQDLVNAVYYSVMLLAGAIGLGMFIAILLDQKPKGEDLLRTIFLYPMSLSFIVSGTIWRWLLAPQGGVNVLPTYVGLPPLTFQWTSSTKAVLEFNWQNLLQIFLYIAAFVLILTGLWVLKTHPHRAVKRWLGPGVVIGLFAWLGGSLLPQALFMEETHGFNLATLGIIMATVWQYAGYTMALYLAGFNGISQDLRDAAMLDGASTTAYYRHIAIPMLKPITISAVIILSHISLKMFDIIFAMTGPDNAQTGHPALSMYMTTFRANDFARGAAIAIVLFMVAAMFIVPYVVSQYRQRTRG, encoded by the coding sequence ATGAGGGAAGCTTCACGGGACAGATTAAAAGCGTTTTTGACGCTTCTGCCTTCCATCATTTTGATTGGGGTATTTGTATATGGTTTCATCGGCAACACCATCTGGATATCTATGACAGATTGGGGCGGCGACGGAGCTTTGGCTTTGGAGCCTGAGATGGAATTTGTCGGACTGGCAAATTACAGTGATCTTTTTACCGGGTTCCTCTCCAGCGGCTTCAGGCAGGATCTGGTAAACGCGGTCTACTATTCTGTCATGCTTCTGGCGGGCGCCATAGGTCTTGGCATGTTCATCGCCATTCTGCTGGACCAGAAACCCAAGGGTGAAGATCTTCTACGGACTATCTTTCTCTATCCAATGTCCCTTTCCTTTATTGTTTCCGGTACCATTTGGCGCTGGCTTTTAGCCCCACAGGGTGGAGTCAACGTTTTACCTACCTATGTAGGTCTACCACCTCTTACCTTTCAGTGGACATCCAGCACTAAAGCTGTGCTGGAATTTAACTGGCAGAATCTGTTACAAATTTTTCTGTATATTGCTGCTTTTGTCTTGATCCTCACCGGTTTATGGGTACTTAAGACTCATCCACACCGTGCGGTTAAACGCTGGCTCGGACCGGGAGTTGTTATCGGGCTGTTCGCATGGCTGGGAGGCAGTTTATTACCTCAAGCTCTTTTCATGGAAGAAACTCACGGCTTCAACCTAGCCACATTAGGGATCATAATGGCAACGGTCTGGCAGTATGCCGGATACACCATGGCCCTTTATCTCGCCGGATTTAACGGAATATCTCAGGATTTGCGTGATGCGGCAATGTTAGACGGAGCCAGCACCACGGCCTATTACCGTCATATCGCAATTCCAATGCTAAAGCCCATTACCATCAGTGCAGTGATTATTCTTTCTCATATCTCACTAAAAATGTTTGATATTATTTTTGCTATGACCGGGCCGGATAATGCCCAGACAGGACATCCTGCACTCTCCATGTATATGACAACCTTCCGGGCAAATGATTTTGCCAGAGGCGCGGCTATCGCGATTGTTCTGTTCATGGTTGCGGCCATGTTTATAGTTCCCTATGTAGTCAGCCAATACAGACAAAGGACCAGAGGATAA
- a CDS encoding ABC transporter substrate-binding protein, with protein sequence MKMSLAKLFLVLAVALMLAVPQVSMAKELNGDLEIFSWWAGDEGPALQALIKQYKDQNPNVNVIDATVTGGSGVNAKAVLKTRMLGNEPPDSFQVHSGQELIGTWVKADRMEDLTFLFKEQGWMDAFPEGLIKLIGTDDGIWSVPVTIHRSNVMWYIPANLKKWGVTAPKTWADFLKIAPKLQKEGIVPLAMAENWTVNHLWESVALASLGADKWDALWSGKLRFDSPDVVKAWELFGKILKYTNKDASSLSWQQATDMMIDGKAAFNIMGDWAAGYMSTTKKMAPGKDFGWATSPDTGGEFMFLSDSFGLPKGAPNRDNAIAWLKVLGSKKGSDTFNPLKGSISPRTDSDLSKYNAYLQSASADFGKDRVVGSLAHGVAANETFMGGFSQIMEMFLKTHNAKAVSMACQQLADKSKIGK encoded by the coding sequence ATGAAAATGTCCTTGGCGAAGTTGTTTTTGGTGCTTGCCGTGGCTTTAATGCTCGCAGTTCCGCAGGTCTCTATGGCCAAAGAACTGAACGGCGACCTTGAAATTTTTTCCTGGTGGGCTGGAGATGAAGGTCCGGCTTTACAGGCTCTGATCAAGCAATACAAAGATCAGAATCCAAATGTTAATGTTATTGACGCCACTGTTACCGGCGGTTCAGGTGTAAATGCCAAAGCGGTATTAAAAACCCGTATGCTCGGCAACGAACCTCCTGATAGCTTTCAGGTTCATTCTGGTCAGGAACTCATCGGAACATGGGTAAAAGCAGACCGCATGGAAGACCTTACATTCCTGTTCAAAGAGCAGGGCTGGATGGACGCATTTCCAGAAGGTTTAATCAAACTCATCGGAACTGACGACGGTATCTGGTCCGTTCCCGTGACCATTCATCGCTCTAATGTGATGTGGTACATTCCTGCCAATCTGAAAAAATGGGGCGTAACCGCACCAAAAACTTGGGCTGACTTTTTGAAAATAGCTCCTAAGTTGCAAAAAGAGGGTATTGTTCCTCTGGCTATGGCTGAAAACTGGACAGTCAATCATCTTTGGGAATCTGTAGCACTCGCATCTTTGGGCGCTGACAAATGGGATGCTCTCTGGTCCGGTAAGCTAAGATTCGACAGTCCTGATGTGGTCAAAGCATGGGAACTGTTCGGCAAGATCCTCAAATACACAAACAAAGACGCTTCCTCCCTTTCATGGCAGCAGGCGACTGATATGATGATTGACGGCAAAGCAGCCTTTAATATTATGGGTGACTGGGCAGCAGGTTACATGTCCACCACCAAAAAAATGGCTCCCGGCAAAGACTTCGGTTGGGCTACTTCTCCGGATACCGGTGGTGAATTCATGTTCCTTTCCGATTCCTTCGGTCTGCCAAAAGGCGCACCTAACCGCGACAACGCCATTGCATGGCTTAAAGTCCTTGGATCAAAGAAAGGCAGTGACACATTTAATCCGCTTAAGGGTTCAATTTCTCCCCGTACTGACTCTGACCTAAGCAAGTACAATGCTTACCTGCAGTCTGCATCAGCAGATTTCGGTAAAGACAGAGTAGTTGGTTCATTGGCTCATGGTGTAGCTGCGAATGAAACCTTCATGGGTGGATTCTCACAGATCATGGAAATGTTCCTTAAGACCCATAATGCCAAAGCCGTTTCAATGGCTTGCCAGCAGTTGGCTGACAAATCTAAAATCGGCAAATAG